One region of Esox lucius isolate fEsoLuc1 chromosome 17, fEsoLuc1.pri, whole genome shotgun sequence genomic DNA includes:
- the tshba gene encoding thyroid stimulating hormone subunit beta a yields MESSVVMCGLCLLFSQAVTICVPNEYTLYVEKQECDFCVAINTTICMGFCYSRDSNMKEMAGPRFLIQRGCTYNKVEYRTVTLPGCPLRADPLFTYPVALSCHCGTCNTNSDECAHKAGSGDGARCSKPLRHVFPYAGLNNYIHPN; encoded by the exons ATGGAATcatctgtggtgatgtgtggtcTTTGCCTGCTGTTCAGCCAAGCTGTGACCATTTGTGTGCCCAATGAATACACCCTATATGTGGAGAAACAAGAATGTGACTTCTGTGTGGCCATTAACACTACCATTTGTATGGGGTTCTGCTATTCACGG GACAGTAACATGAAGGAGATGGCCGGACCACGGTTCCTAATCCAGAGAGGCTGTACCTACAACAAAGTGGAGTATCGTACAGTCACACTGCCTGGCTGCCCGCTCCGTGCCGACCCTCTGTTCACCTACCCCGTGGCCCTTAGCTGCCACTGTGGCACCTGCAACACAAACAGTGACGAGTGCGCCCACAAGGCTGGCAGTGGAGACGGCGCAAGGTGTTCAAAGCCACTCAGACACGTCTTCCCATACGCTGGCCTGAACAACTACATCCACCCCAACTGA